One region of Clostridia bacterium genomic DNA includes:
- a CDS encoding UbiX family flavin prenyltransferase, producing MKIIVGISGASGAIYGIRLLEELKKRKIETHLIMSKWGAVTITKETDFSVEWVKSLADKVYGEDDVSAAISSGSFQTNGMIIAPCSMKTLSGIANGYAEDLLIRAADVCIKERRKLILVARETPLNSIHLENMLKLSRIGVEIMPPVPAFYSRPQTLDDIVNHTVGRIMDHIGIENQLFTRWEG from the coding sequence TTGAAAATCATAGTAGGAATAAGTGGTGCTTCAGGTGCCATATATGGAATAAGGCTACTGGAGGAATTGAAAAAAAGAAAGATTGAAACCCATTTAATAATGAGTAAGTGGGGTGCAGTAACTATTACTAAGGAAACCGATTTTTCAGTGGAATGGGTAAAGTCCCTTGCTGATAAAGTATATGGAGAAGACGATGTGAGCGCAGCAATATCCAGTGGCTCTTTTCAAACTAACGGAATGATTATAGCTCCTTGCAGCATGAAGACTCTGAGTGGAATTGCTAATGGGTATGCAGAGGATCTGTTGATCAGGGCAGCTGACGTTTGTATAAAGGAAAGGCGAAAACTTATTCTAGTAGCTAGGGAAACACCTCTAAATTCTATACATCTAGAAAATATGTTGAAGCTCTCGCGAATTGGAGTTGAAATTATGCCTCCGGTTCCAGCTTTCTATTCACGCCCTCAAACCCTTGATGATATTGTTAACCATACAGTAGGCCGAATCATGGATCATATCGGTATAGAAAACCAACTCTTTACAAGGTGGGAGGGGTAG
- a CDS encoding Coenzyme F420 hydrogenase/dehydrogenase, beta subunit C-terminal domain, which produces MHLNNNTVAMLPYDKCTGCFACYNACPNNAIKMKLSPYGFYRPEIVTSRCNNCGLCSIKCPTLGNTSASPINRTEANILSYAAWSKNNALRKNSSSGGIFTEIANTILDWSGIVYGVRWKSDWTLCHAKAESKQELLPFQGSKYLQSNIGLTYKEISQMVRNGRTVLFSGLPCQVAALHKFVDSENLITIDLVCHGTPSIIVFHRYLEYVSNSRTAKSINFRNKENGWSKFRISIDFTDGSSYSDTFRQDPFLVGFLSDLYLNDACYSCSFCSMPRQGDLTLADYWGVPKEYKNDLGVSLILSNNEKGDKILDTLKDKGNVELIQIPSESTLKGNPRIVNGKLQIPKQRESFLFQIQRTDFQNLQHIISEVNCFQIKK; this is translated from the coding sequence ATGCATCTTAATAATAACACCGTGGCCATGTTACCATATGATAAGTGCACAGGTTGTTTCGCCTGTTACAATGCATGTCCTAACAATGCCATAAAAATGAAATTATCGCCATATGGTTTTTATAGACCAGAAATAGTTACAAGCCGTTGCAATAATTGCGGTCTATGTTCCATAAAATGCCCGACACTTGGAAATACATCCGCTTCTCCTATAAATAGAACTGAAGCTAATATTCTGTCTTATGCTGCCTGGTCGAAAAATAATGCTTTACGAAAAAATAGCTCCTCCGGTGGAATCTTTACTGAGATAGCAAATACTATTTTAGACTGGAGCGGCATTGTATATGGAGTAAGATGGAAATCCGACTGGACTCTTTGTCATGCAAAAGCAGAATCCAAGCAGGAATTGCTGCCATTCCAGGGCTCTAAATATCTCCAAAGTAATATTGGGTTAACTTATAAGGAAATTTCTCAAATGGTCAGAAACGGTAGGACTGTTTTGTTTTCCGGTTTACCTTGTCAGGTAGCAGCCCTCCATAAATTTGTCGATAGTGAAAATCTCATAACCATCGATCTTGTTTGTCACGGCACACCTTCCATCATCGTTTTTCATAGATATCTGGAATATGTAAGTAACTCACGTACCGCTAAATCTATTAACTTTCGCAATAAAGAAAACGGCTGGTCCAAATTCCGAATATCAATTGATTTTACTGATGGAAGCAGTTATTCAGATACTTTTCGACAAGACCCCTTCTTAGTTGGATTCCTTAGCGATTTATATTTAAATGATGCCTGCTACAGTTGTTCCTTTTGCAGTATGCCCAGGCAGGGAGACCTAACACTTGCAGATTATTGGGGTGTACCAAAGGAATACAAAAATGATCTTGGTGTATCGTTGATTTTAAGCAATAACGAAAAAGGAGACAAGATTCTCGACACTTTGAAAGATAAAGGCAATGTTGAACTCATACAAATACCGTCTGAAAGTACTTTAAAAGGTAACCCTCGAATAGTGAATGGAAAGCTCCAAATACCGAAACAACGAGAATCCTTTTTATTTCAAATTCAGCGTACCGATTTTCAAAACCTACAGCATATAATTAGTGAAGTCAACTGTTTTCAGATAAAAAAATAG
- a CDS encoding QueT transporter family protein: MNRNRYWVHAAFIAAIYAVLTIAFAPLSYGQIQVRFAEALTILPFFTPAAIPGLFVGCILANFFGPGGMIDVIFGSAATLIAAYLSSKMPAKWLVPLPPVIANGIIIGYMLNYLYQLPLLITIGWVALGELISCYFIGYPLLLLLEKYRDRIFR, from the coding sequence ATGAATAGAAACAGATACTGGGTGCATGCTGCATTCATAGCAGCTATATATGCAGTGCTAACCATTGCATTTGCGCCGCTTAGCTATGGGCAGATACAAGTTAGGTTTGCTGAAGCGCTTACCATACTGCCTTTCTTTACACCTGCTGCGATTCCGGGTCTTTTTGTAGGCTGTATATTAGCAAACTTCTTTGGCCCAGGCGGAATGATCGATGTGATATTTGGAAGTGCAGCAACGCTTATAGCCGCATACCTTTCCTCCAAAATGCCGGCAAAGTGGCTGGTGCCGCTGCCACCGGTAATAGCAAACGGAATTATTATTGGATATATGCTAAATTATCTCTATCAGCTGCCTTTGCTGATAACCATTGGATGGGTGGCTCTGGGTGAGTTGATATCCTGCTACTTCATAGGATATCCGCTTTTGCTTCTTCTTGAGAAGTATAGGGATAGAATATTCAGGTAA